In Plantibacter sp. PA-3-X8, one DNA window encodes the following:
- the hutI gene encoding imidazolonepropionase, which produces MTSELITGIAELTTNAGSGPGDVDGNRITDAALVIEDGRIAWLGAAVDAPDADARTDVGGRAVLPGWVDTHTHLVFAGDRSAEFEARMAGGRYAAGGIATTVAATRAASEEQLVAGARRLRTESLAQGTTFLEAKTGYALDVEGEARSARAAAEVADVVTFLGAHLVPAGADRRDYLDLVTGPMLAAVAPFASYIDAFCEVGAFDVEESREVLLAGRAAGLGVRVHGNQLGESGGVRLAVELEAASVDHCNHLSDADVDLLAGSSTVATLLPACDLSTREPFPPARALIDAGASIALATNCNPGTSYTTSMAYCVATAVLQMRLTIAEAVWAATRGAAVAVGREHGVDAVGSLRVGGLADLQVLDAPSVSHLAYRPGVPLTVGVRQRGERVTIGERR; this is translated from the coding sequence ATGACCAGCGAACTCATCACCGGCATCGCCGAGCTCACGACCAACGCGGGCTCCGGGCCGGGCGACGTCGACGGCAACCGGATCACCGATGCGGCGCTCGTCATCGAAGACGGCCGGATCGCGTGGCTCGGCGCAGCGGTCGACGCGCCCGACGCCGACGCGCGGACCGACGTGGGCGGGCGCGCCGTGCTCCCGGGTTGGGTCGACACGCACACCCATCTCGTGTTCGCGGGCGACCGCTCGGCGGAGTTCGAGGCGCGCATGGCCGGCGGCCGGTATGCGGCGGGCGGGATCGCGACGACCGTGGCGGCCACCCGGGCGGCTTCCGAGGAGCAGCTCGTCGCGGGTGCGCGGCGGTTGCGGACGGAGTCGCTCGCGCAGGGGACGACGTTCCTCGAGGCGAAGACCGGCTACGCGCTCGACGTGGAGGGCGAGGCGCGATCCGCTCGGGCGGCGGCCGAGGTCGCCGACGTCGTCACCTTCCTCGGAGCCCATCTCGTGCCGGCCGGTGCGGACCGCCGCGACTACCTCGACCTCGTGACCGGGCCGATGCTCGCGGCGGTGGCTCCGTTCGCGTCCTACATCGACGCGTTCTGCGAGGTCGGCGCCTTCGACGTCGAGGAGTCGCGCGAGGTGCTGCTCGCCGGTCGCGCCGCTGGCTTGGGTGTCCGGGTGCACGGGAACCAGCTCGGCGAGAGCGGCGGGGTGCGCCTCGCGGTCGAGTTGGAGGCGGCGAGTGTCGACCACTGCAACCACCTCTCTGACGCCGACGTCGACCTTCTGGCGGGTTCGTCGACGGTCGCCACCCTGCTGCCCGCCTGCGACCTGTCCACGCGCGAACCGTTCCCGCCGGCGCGCGCACTCATCGACGCCGGTGCTTCGATCGCGCTCGCGACCAATTGCAACCCGGGCACCTCGTACACGACGTCGATGGCGTACTGCGTGGCGACCGCCGTGCTGCAGATGCGGCTGACGATCGCCGAGGCGGTGTGGGCGGCGACGCGAGGGGCCGCGGTAGCGGTCGGCCGCGAGCACGGTGTCGACGCCGTCGGATCGCTTCGCGTGGGTGGTCTCGCGGACCTGCAGGTGCTCGACGCGCCCTCGGTCTCGCACCTCGCCTACCGGCCCGGTGTGCCGTTGACGGTCGGCGTCCGGCAGCGCGGCGAGCGCGTCACGATCGGTGAACGGCGATGA
- a CDS encoding LCP family protein, with translation MTRNADASKPRAAVRHGRLRKSNPFVTVAKIVAATAAVVGVSGIAVAGVAALDLANSVKPVAHLDNETPGAPPPNIGAIEGGVNLLLVGSDSGDGNQAYGERDENLNDVTILMHISADHSSATVVSFPRDMYVQIGDCADGGNGRDKMNTALMYGGADGGLACAVSTVEGITGLSIPFAAQIGFDGVISMSNAVGGVPVCVTEPLNDAWSGINLDVGTHDLSGASALAFLRSRHGVGDGSDLSRISNQQVFLSSLVRTLKSSDTLSDPIKLYSIARAALKNVTLSSSLNNIDTMVSIAAALKDIPLDRVAFVQTPTATVEGGVEATSDADVLWTALQSDQAVALSATGKYVVTDPNAPVTPDPATTDAAADPAATADPAAPADPSAAGPVALPDTITGQNAAQNTCTAGRPEEDQ, from the coding sequence ATGACCCGCAACGCCGACGCGTCCAAACCGCGCGCCGCCGTCCGTCACGGCAGACTCCGCAAGTCGAACCCGTTCGTCACCGTCGCGAAGATCGTCGCCGCGACGGCCGCCGTCGTCGGCGTGAGTGGCATCGCGGTCGCCGGTGTGGCCGCGCTCGACCTCGCCAACAGCGTCAAGCCCGTCGCCCACCTCGACAACGAGACGCCGGGTGCGCCGCCGCCCAACATCGGCGCGATCGAGGGCGGCGTCAACCTGCTCCTCGTCGGCAGCGACTCGGGCGATGGCAACCAGGCGTACGGCGAGCGAGACGAGAACCTCAACGACGTCACGATCCTCATGCACATCTCGGCAGACCACTCGAGCGCCACGGTCGTCAGCTTCCCGCGCGACATGTACGTGCAGATCGGCGACTGCGCCGACGGCGGCAACGGTCGCGACAAGATGAACACCGCCCTCATGTACGGCGGGGCCGACGGCGGGCTCGCCTGCGCGGTCTCCACGGTCGAGGGCATCACCGGCCTCTCCATCCCGTTCGCCGCGCAGATCGGCTTCGACGGCGTCATCTCGATGTCGAACGCGGTCGGCGGCGTGCCGGTGTGTGTCACCGAGCCCCTCAACGACGCCTGGAGCGGCATCAACCTCGACGTCGGCACCCACGACCTCTCGGGCGCGTCCGCCCTCGCCTTCCTCCGCTCACGTCACGGCGTCGGCGACGGCAGCGACCTCTCGCGGATCTCGAACCAGCAGGTCTTCCTCTCCTCGCTCGTCCGCACGCTGAAGAGCAGCGACACGCTCTCCGATCCGATCAAGCTCTACTCGATCGCCCGCGCCGCGCTGAAGAACGTGACCCTGTCGAGCAGCCTGAACAACATCGACACGATGGTGTCGATCGCCGCAGCGCTCAAGGACATCCCGCTCGACCGCGTCGCGTTCGTCCAGACGCCGACGGCCACGGTCGAGGGCGGAGTCGAGGCGACGTCCGATGCCGACGTCCTGTGGACGGCGCTGCAGAGCGACCAGGCCGTCGCCCTGTCCGCCACCGGCAAGTACGTCGTGACCGACCCGAACGCGCCGGTCACGCCAGACCCGGCGACCACCGACGCGGCTGCCGATCCCGCTGCCACGGCGGACCCGGCAGCGCCCGCGGACCCGTCCGCCGCCGGCCCGGTCGCCTTGCCCGACACGATCACGGGCCAGAACGCCGCGCAGAACACCTGCACGGCGGGTCGTCCGGAGGAAGACCAGTAA
- the serS gene encoding serine--tRNA ligase gives MIDPVLLREQPEVLRASQQKRGSSVDLVDQAIDADTARRAAITGFEELRAEQNAFGKQVAKAPKEEKAALVAQAQQLAARVKEAQQVATEAEAYFADVAGRIQNPVLDGVPAGGEADFITLREVGERPSFDFAPRDHLELGELLGAIDMQRGTKVSGSRFYFLRGIGARLEIALMNLALDRAIEAGFVPLITPTLVRPEIMKGTGFLGEHADEVYQIAGEDLFLTGTSEVALAGYHSDEILDLEEGALRYAGWSTCYRKEAGSYGRDTRGIIRVHQFNKLEMFVYTKPEDAAAEHERLLSYQEAMLQSLGLSYRVIDTAAGDLGSSAARKFDVEAWVPTQDAYRELTSTSNCTTYQARRLDTRYRGESGKTTPVATLNGTLATTRWIVAILETHQQEDGSVVIPEVLRPYLGGIEVARPIR, from the coding sequence GTGATCGATCCCGTACTCCTCCGCGAACAGCCAGAAGTCCTCCGAGCGTCGCAGCAGAAGCGAGGGTCCTCCGTCGACCTCGTCGACCAGGCGATCGACGCCGACACCGCACGCCGCGCTGCGATCACCGGGTTCGAGGAACTCCGTGCCGAGCAGAACGCGTTCGGCAAGCAGGTCGCCAAGGCCCCCAAGGAGGAGAAGGCCGCCCTCGTCGCCCAAGCGCAGCAGCTCGCCGCCCGCGTCAAGGAGGCCCAGCAGGTCGCGACCGAGGCCGAGGCCTACTTCGCCGACGTCGCCGGTCGCATCCAGAACCCGGTGCTCGACGGCGTGCCCGCCGGCGGCGAGGCCGACTTCATCACGCTCCGCGAGGTCGGCGAACGCCCCTCCTTCGACTTCGCCCCGCGCGACCACCTCGAGCTCGGGGAGCTCCTCGGCGCCATCGACATGCAGCGCGGCACCAAGGTCAGCGGCTCGCGCTTCTACTTCCTCCGCGGCATCGGCGCCCGCCTCGAGATCGCCCTCATGAACCTCGCGCTCGACCGCGCGATCGAGGCCGGCTTCGTCCCGCTCATCACGCCGACGCTCGTGCGCCCCGAGATCATGAAGGGCACCGGCTTCCTCGGCGAGCACGCCGACGAGGTCTACCAGATCGCCGGTGAAGACCTCTTCCTCACCGGCACGAGCGAGGTGGCGCTCGCCGGGTACCACTCCGACGAGATCCTCGACCTCGAGGAGGGCGCGCTCCGCTACGCCGGCTGGTCGACCTGCTACCGCAAGGAGGCCGGGTCCTACGGGCGCGACACCCGCGGCATCATCCGGGTGCACCAGTTCAACAAGCTCGAGATGTTCGTCTACACCAAGCCGGAGGACGCCGCCGCCGAGCACGAGCGCCTGCTGTCGTACCAGGAGGCGATGCTGCAGTCGCTCGGCCTCAGCTACCGGGTCATCGACACGGCCGCCGGCGACCTCGGGTCGAGCGCGGCACGCAAGTTCGACGTCGAGGCCTGGGTGCCGACGCAGGACGCGTACCGCGAGCTCACCAGCACCTCGAACTGCACCACCTACCAGGCGCGTCGCCTCGACACCCGGTACCGCGGGGAGTCGGGCAAGACCACGCCGGTCGCGACGCTCAACGGAACGCTCGCGACCACCCGCTGGATCGTCGCGATCCTCGAGACGCACCAGCAGGAGGACGGCAGCGTCGTCATCCCCGAGGTGCTGCGTCCGTACCTGGGCGGCATCGAGGTCGCGAGGCCGATCCGATGA
- a CDS encoding allantoate amidohydrolase: MTDGLIAHGRLAGLDEIAGVGVDPARGGYSRHVWTPAESELREWFTARAARLGLDVETDRNGNLWAWWGARGPDAVVTGSHLDSVPGGGAFDGPLGVVSALDAVARLQATGFQPSRPVAVVVFAEEEGSRFGVACLGSRLLSGAITADAARALTDADGVTVAEAAAAAGLAPEHLGRDDEALGRIGLFIELHVEQGRGLIDLGSPTAVASSILAHGRWRLRVSGQGNHAGATGMRERRDPVVAAARAVIAVEQAALATDDARATVGRMRIVPGGTNVIASEVDAWVDARAATDAGTRALVADIESRVQEAVAGSGCTAELVEESWSGVVEFDPELAARLAGTLGGVPLLPTGAGHDAGVLNGAVPTAMVFVRNPTGVSHSPEEFAEADDCVAGVEALETLLRSVL, from the coding sequence GTGACCGACGGCCTGATCGCCCACGGTCGGCTCGCCGGGCTCGACGAGATCGCCGGCGTCGGCGTCGATCCGGCACGCGGCGGGTACTCCCGGCACGTCTGGACGCCGGCCGAGTCGGAGCTGCGCGAGTGGTTCACGGCTCGCGCCGCCCGACTCGGGCTCGACGTCGAGACGGACCGGAACGGCAACCTGTGGGCGTGGTGGGGCGCGCGTGGGCCCGACGCGGTCGTCACCGGCAGCCACCTCGACTCCGTCCCGGGCGGCGGCGCCTTCGACGGGCCGCTCGGCGTCGTCTCAGCGCTGGACGCCGTCGCGCGTCTGCAGGCCACCGGGTTCCAACCGTCGCGTCCCGTCGCCGTCGTGGTGTTCGCCGAGGAGGAGGGGTCCCGGTTCGGGGTCGCCTGCCTCGGATCCCGGCTCCTGTCCGGTGCGATCACCGCGGACGCCGCCCGAGCGCTGACGGACGCCGACGGGGTCACCGTGGCGGAGGCCGCAGCGGCCGCCGGGCTCGCTCCCGAGCACCTCGGCCGCGACGACGAGGCGCTCGGCCGCATCGGACTCTTCATCGAGTTGCACGTGGAACAGGGTCGCGGCCTCATCGACCTCGGCTCGCCCACCGCCGTCGCCTCGTCGATCCTCGCCCACGGCCGCTGGCGACTCCGCGTGAGCGGTCAGGGGAACCACGCCGGCGCGACCGGCATGCGCGAGCGTCGTGATCCCGTGGTCGCCGCGGCACGGGCCGTCATCGCGGTCGAGCAGGCCGCCCTCGCGACGGACGACGCCCGCGCCACCGTCGGCCGCATGCGCATCGTGCCGGGCGGCACCAACGTCATCGCCTCCGAGGTCGACGCCTGGGTGGACGCGCGCGCGGCCACCGATGCCGGCACGCGCGCCCTCGTCGCGGACATCGAGAGCCGGGTGCAAGAGGCCGTCGCCGGTTCCGGCTGTACAGCGGAGCTGGTCGAGGAGTCGTGGTCGGGCGTCGTCGAGTTCGACCCAGAGCTCGCCGCGCGGCTGGCGGGCACGCTCGGCGGGGTCCCCCTGCTGCCGACGGGTGCCGGTCACGACGCCGGTGTCCTGAACGGAGCCGTGCCGACGGCGATGGTCTTCGTGCGGAACCCGACGGGCGTCTCGCACTCGCCGGAGGAGTTCGCCGAGGCGGACGACTGCGTCGCCGGTGTCGAGGCGCTCGAGACCCTGCTCCGGAGCGTCCTGTGA
- a CDS encoding diacylglycerol kinase family protein gives MPTPPHAALVYNPVKVDATRLRSALEARSQEAGWAAPHLYETSVDDPGVGQARRAVLDGAQVVLVAGGDGTVRAVAEGLRGSGVPLTLIPSGTGNLLARNLKVPLGDQLAAIGTAFTGDTRAIDIGVAMITRADGSEEEHAFVVMAGMGIDAMMIATANPDLKKSLGWLAYVESGLRSIATAAPFRIHYQLRGHRQHAATVSSVLVGNCGTLQGGVQLMPDAELDDGFLDVAVLQPKGAFGWLLVWRKVTWENRVLRRTAVGRRMIRFTEGRGGNTVTNLRAEALTVRVDEAQDLELDGDAFGMATMVAFDAHRGGLLVKLP, from the coding sequence ATGCCGACTCCCCCGCACGCCGCGCTCGTGTACAACCCGGTGAAGGTCGACGCCACCCGGCTGCGGAGCGCGTTGGAGGCGCGGTCACAGGAGGCGGGATGGGCGGCTCCGCACCTGTACGAGACGAGCGTCGACGACCCCGGTGTCGGTCAGGCGCGGCGCGCGGTCCTCGACGGTGCTCAGGTGGTGCTCGTGGCCGGCGGCGACGGGACCGTGCGGGCCGTCGCCGAAGGCCTTCGCGGGAGCGGTGTGCCGCTGACCCTCATCCCCTCGGGGACCGGCAACCTGCTCGCGAGGAACCTGAAGGTGCCGCTCGGCGACCAGCTGGCCGCGATCGGGACGGCGTTCACGGGCGACACGCGCGCGATCGACATCGGCGTCGCCATGATCACCCGTGCCGACGGGTCGGAGGAGGAGCACGCGTTCGTCGTGATGGCCGGCATGGGCATCGACGCGATGATGATCGCCACCGCGAACCCCGACCTCAAGAAGTCGCTCGGCTGGCTCGCCTATGTCGAGTCCGGTCTCCGCTCGATCGCCACGGCCGCGCCGTTCCGCATCCACTACCAGTTGCGCGGGCACCGTCAGCATGCGGCGACCGTGAGCTCGGTGCTCGTCGGGAACTGCGGCACGCTGCAGGGCGGGGTGCAGCTCATGCCGGACGCCGAACTCGACGACGGGTTCCTCGACGTCGCGGTGCTGCAGCCGAAGGGTGCCTTCGGCTGGCTGCTCGTGTGGCGGAAGGTGACGTGGGAGAACCGGGTCCTGCGGCGGACTGCCGTGGGGCGACGGATGATCCGCTTCACCGAGGGCCGGGGCGGGAACACCGTGACGAACCTGCGTGCTGAGGCGCTGACCGTGCGGGTCGACGAGGCGCAGGACCTGGAGCTCGACGGCGACGCGTTCGGCATGGCGACCATGGTCGCGTTCGACGCGCACCGCGGCGGGTTGCTCGTCAAGCTCCCGTAG
- a CDS encoding HutD family protein, whose translation MSGEADERAVVWLPASGHRSYRWRNGLGTAAEIAAEPVEAGNGGDGTATRDGRGDAPTGPGWTLSIATVDADVVFSSFPGVDRQLMALSSGGLGLVIDGERVELDRWQVAAFDGASAVSSRGVVGPTLDLNLMVSRDRFRGSLEVGVVDGSRLVTTPPGATTFVVFLDGLLSAEGPGLSPGALQRHDTLRLEAGTLSLTGDATIALAQVIPHL comes from the coding sequence ATGAGCGGCGAGGCTGACGAGCGTGCCGTCGTGTGGTTGCCCGCGTCCGGGCATCGGAGCTACCGGTGGCGGAACGGGCTGGGGACGGCGGCGGAGATCGCGGCGGAACCGGTCGAGGCTGGAAACGGCGGTGACGGGACCGCGACCAGGGACGGGCGCGGGGACGCGCCGACCGGGCCGGGTTGGACGCTGAGCATCGCGACGGTCGACGCGGACGTCGTCTTCTCGTCGTTCCCGGGTGTCGACCGACAACTGATGGCGTTGTCGTCGGGCGGACTCGGACTCGTGATCGACGGTGAGCGGGTCGAGTTGGACCGGTGGCAGGTCGCCGCCTTCGACGGGGCCTCAGCGGTGTCGTCGCGGGGCGTGGTCGGGCCGACGCTCGATCTCAACCTGATGGTGTCGCGGGACCGGTTCCGTGGATCGCTCGAGGTCGGCGTCGTCGACGGCTCGAGGCTCGTCACCACGCCGCCGGGAGCCACCACGTTCGTCGTGTTCCTCGATGGACTGCTGTCGGCGGAGGGGCCAGGTCTCAGCCCTGGTGCGCTCCAGCGGCACGACACCCTCCGACTCGAGGCCGGCACCCTGTCCCTGACCGGCGACGCCACGATCGCGCTCGCCCAGGTCATCCCCCACTTGTGA
- a CDS encoding formimidoylglutamate deiminase, with the protein MTVASVDAGAADVRGPIWAATAIIDGRPTGRVRFTADDSGRITAVERGVEPEAGDRRLGTVVPGMGNAHSHAFHRLLRGRTHADGGDFWQWREAMYAAAASLDPDHYGRVARAVFGEMLVCGWTAVGEFHYVHHQADGTPYATAHAMELAVAEAAADVGIRLTLLDTAYLASGLGSAGGPAAPLLTEQLAFGDGDASGWLARWHRLRDALSGSVGATGLVTLGAALHSVRAVPVDAMRTILAGLPDDVPLHVHLSEQPQENVDTLAKTGRTPTGVLAALGALAPRISLVHATHLTDADVTAIGRSGATVVMCPTTEADLGDGIGPARRLADAGARIAVGSDQNAVVDPLLELRGLEAGERLASGRRGRFSPAELLAAGTDNGYRSLGLGRHTLDVGDPLDLVEVSTSSLRTTGADPAQLALVATASDVERVVVGGQLVAEGGRLLATSRESTPEQLLAVALAELAASTETPRTATSSPTPDHPSQEMQP; encoded by the coding sequence GTGACGGTCGCGAGCGTCGACGCCGGCGCGGCAGACGTGCGGGGTCCCATCTGGGCCGCGACGGCGATCATCGACGGTCGCCCGACCGGCCGCGTGCGCTTTACAGCCGACGACTCCGGACGGATCACCGCCGTCGAGCGGGGCGTCGAGCCGGAAGCGGGCGACCGACGCCTCGGAACGGTCGTCCCCGGCATGGGGAACGCCCACTCCCACGCGTTCCACCGTCTGCTCCGCGGACGCACCCACGCCGACGGCGGTGACTTCTGGCAGTGGCGCGAGGCGATGTACGCGGCGGCCGCGAGCCTCGACCCGGACCACTACGGCCGGGTCGCTCGCGCCGTGTTCGGCGAGATGCTCGTCTGCGGCTGGACGGCGGTCGGCGAGTTCCACTACGTGCACCACCAGGCCGACGGCACCCCGTACGCGACCGCCCACGCGATGGAACTGGCGGTCGCCGAAGCCGCCGCCGACGTCGGCATCCGGCTCACCCTCCTCGACACGGCCTACCTCGCGAGCGGCCTCGGGTCCGCCGGGGGTCCCGCCGCTCCGCTGCTCACCGAACAGCTCGCGTTCGGCGACGGCGACGCGTCCGGCTGGCTCGCCCGCTGGCATCGACTGCGCGACGCGCTCTCCGGCTCGGTCGGCGCCACCGGGCTCGTCACGCTCGGTGCCGCGCTGCACTCCGTACGCGCCGTGCCCGTCGATGCCATGCGCACGATCCTCGCCGGCCTGCCCGACGACGTCCCGCTGCACGTCCATCTCTCGGAGCAACCGCAGGAGAACGTCGACACGCTCGCGAAGACGGGCAGGACGCCGACGGGCGTGCTCGCCGCGCTCGGTGCGCTCGCCCCACGCATCAGCCTCGTCCACGCGACGCACCTGACCGACGCGGACGTCACGGCGATCGGGCGGTCCGGCGCGACCGTCGTGATGTGCCCGACGACCGAGGCCGACCTCGGTGACGGCATCGGACCGGCCCGCCGCCTCGCGGACGCGGGTGCCCGGATCGCCGTCGGCTCCGACCAGAACGCCGTGGTCGACCCGCTGCTCGAACTGCGTGGACTCGAAGCCGGTGAGCGGCTCGCCTCCGGCAGACGCGGCCGGTTCTCGCCCGCCGAGCTCCTCGCGGCGGGCACCGACAACGGGTACCGTTCGCTCGGACTCGGGCGGCACACGCTGGATGTCGGCGACCCGCTCGACCTCGTCGAGGTGTCGACGTCGAGTCTGCGCACCACCGGCGCCGACCCGGCACAACTCGCCCTCGTCGCGACCGCGTCCGACGTCGAGCGGGTCGTCGTGGGCGGGCAGCTTGTGGCGGAGGGCGGCCGGCTGCTCGCGACGTCACGGGAGTCGACGCCGGAACAGCTCCTCGCGGTGGCCCTCGCGGAGCTGGCAGCATCGACGGAGACGCCCCGGACAGCCACCTCGTCCCCGACACCTGATCACCCCTCGCAGGAGATGCAGCCATGA
- the hutU gene encoding urocanate hydratase, protein MTDMPTTTRTIRAARGTTLTAKSWQTEGPLRMLMNNLDPEVAEHPEDLVVYGGTGKAARNWEAYDAIVRTLEGLEADETLLVQSGKPVGVFRTHEWAPRVLIANSNLVGDWATWPEFRKLEAEGLTMYGQMTAGSWIYIGTQGILQGTYETFAAIADKRFGGTLAGTLTLTGGAGGMGGAQPLAVTLNEGVVLIVDVDPSRLERRVEHRYLDEMTDDLDDAVERVLAAKAERRPLSVGLVGNAATVFPELLRRGVAIDIVTDQTSAHDPLGYLPEDTALADWQTEAAADPVDFTRRSRLAMAKQVQAMVDFQDAGAEVFDYGNSIRAEAKLGGCERAFDFPGFVPAYIRPLFAEGKGPFRWAALSGDPADIAATDRAILELFPEDEKLRRWITSAGEKIAFEGLPARICWLGYQERHLAGLKFNEMVASGELSAPVVIGRDHLDSGSVASPYRETEAMADGSDAIADWPLLNALLNTASGATWVSIHHGGGVGIGRSIHAGQVIVADGTPLAAEKIARVLVNDPGTGVMRHVDAGYERAAEVARERGLRVPMWEGE, encoded by the coding sequence ATGACCGACATGCCGACCACCACCCGGACCATCCGTGCCGCTCGCGGCACCACCCTCACCGCCAAGAGCTGGCAGACCGAGGGCCCGCTCCGGATGCTCATGAACAACCTCGACCCCGAGGTCGCCGAGCACCCCGAGGACCTCGTCGTCTACGGCGGCACCGGGAAGGCCGCGCGCAACTGGGAGGCGTACGACGCGATCGTCCGCACGCTCGAAGGGCTGGAGGCCGACGAGACCCTGCTCGTGCAGTCCGGCAAGCCCGTCGGCGTCTTCCGCACGCACGAGTGGGCACCGCGCGTGCTCATCGCGAACTCTAACCTCGTCGGTGACTGGGCGACGTGGCCCGAGTTCCGCAAGCTCGAGGCCGAGGGTCTCACCATGTACGGGCAGATGACCGCCGGCTCGTGGATCTACATCGGCACGCAGGGCATCCTCCAGGGCACCTACGAGACCTTCGCCGCCATCGCCGACAAGCGGTTCGGTGGCACCCTCGCCGGGACGCTGACCCTCACCGGCGGCGCCGGCGGCATGGGCGGGGCACAGCCGCTCGCCGTGACGCTCAACGAGGGCGTCGTGCTCATCGTCGACGTCGACCCGAGCCGACTGGAGCGACGCGTCGAGCACCGCTACCTCGACGAGATGACGGACGACCTCGACGACGCCGTCGAACGCGTGCTCGCCGCCAAGGCCGAACGGCGCCCGCTGTCGGTCGGTCTCGTCGGCAACGCCGCGACCGTCTTCCCCGAACTGCTGCGGCGCGGTGTCGCCATCGACATCGTCACCGACCAGACGAGCGCTCACGACCCGCTCGGCTACCTGCCCGAGGACACGGCGCTCGCCGACTGGCAGACCGAGGCGGCGGCCGACCCGGTCGACTTCACGCGCCGCTCGCGACTCGCCATGGCGAAGCAGGTGCAGGCGATGGTCGACTTCCAGGACGCCGGCGCCGAGGTCTTCGACTACGGCAACTCCATCCGCGCCGAGGCGAAACTCGGCGGTTGCGAGCGCGCCTTCGACTTCCCCGGCTTCGTGCCCGCCTACATCCGGCCGCTCTTCGCCGAGGGCAAGGGCCCGTTCCGCTGGGCGGCCCTGTCCGGCGACCCGGCGGACATCGCCGCGACCGACCGCGCCATCCTCGAACTGTTCCCCGAGGACGAGAAGCTGCGCCGCTGGATCACCTCGGCCGGCGAGAAGATCGCCTTCGAGGGGCTGCCCGCCCGAATCTGCTGGCTCGGCTACCAGGAGCGCCACCTCGCCGGCTTGAAGTTCAACGAGATGGTCGCCTCGGGTGAACTGAGCGCGCCCGTCGTCATCGGCCGCGACCACCTCGACTCCGGTTCCGTCGCCTCGCCGTACCGCGAGACGGAGGCCATGGCCGACGGCTCCGACGCGATCGCCGACTGGCCGCTGCTCAACGCCCTGCTCAACACGGCGTCCGGCGCGACCTGGGTGTCGATCCACCACGGCGGCGGGGTCGGCATCGGCCGGTCCATCCACGCCGGTCAGGTGATCGTCGCCGACGGGACGCCGCTCGCCGCCGAGAAGATCGCGCGCGTGCTCGTCAACGACCCGGGCACCGGCGTCATGCGTCACGTCGACGCCGGCTATGAGCGGGCGGCCGAGGTCGCCCGCGAACGCGGCCTGCGGGTGCCGATGTGGGAGGGCGAGTGA
- a CDS encoding HAD family hydrolase gives MTDETTTTANPLLVALDIDGTVLHEDGSLSLSVADEVRRVVSLGHIVTLATGRSWESTRPVLEELELTPQYVVCANGALIMKRDESKPDSYERFFMETFDPTEVLGLIQPHLSEGSYMVEYPDGFRKYTVGMEDWNLENAIEVPFEELVTSPVTRVVVVSPSHDEEEFLRIVDKIGLSQVSYAIGWTAWLDIAPKGVNKATALERVREWLGLERSQMVAVGDGRNDVDMLGWAAAGGRGVAMGQAPEEVLAVASEVTGTVTDDGLSQLLRSISG, from the coding sequence ATGACGGACGAGACGACCACCACCGCGAACCCGCTGCTCGTCGCCCTCGACATCGACGGCACCGTGCTGCACGAGGACGGTTCGCTCAGCCTGTCGGTCGCCGACGAGGTGCGCCGCGTGGTCTCGCTCGGCCACATCGTCACCTTGGCCACCGGTCGCAGCTGGGAGAGCACGCGCCCGGTGCTCGAGGAGCTCGAGCTGACGCCGCAGTACGTCGTCTGCGCGAACGGTGCGCTCATCATGAAGCGCGATGAGTCGAAGCCCGACTCCTATGAGCGCTTCTTCATGGAGACCTTCGACCCGACCGAGGTCCTCGGGCTCATCCAGCCGCACCTCTCCGAGGGCAGCTACATGGTCGAATACCCCGACGGCTTCCGCAAGTACACGGTCGGCATGGAGGACTGGAACCTCGAGAACGCGATCGAGGTGCCGTTCGAGGAGCTCGTCACGAGCCCCGTGACACGCGTCGTCGTCGTATCCCCGAGCCACGACGAGGAGGAGTTCCTCCGCATCGTCGACAAGATCGGGCTCAGCCAGGTGAGCTACGCGATCGGCTGGACGGCATGGCTCGACATCGCGCCGAAGGGCGTCAACAAGGCGACCGCGCTGGAGCGTGTCCGGGAGTGGCTGGGGCTCGAGCGCTCGCAGATGGTCGCCGTCGGCGACGGCCGCAACGACGTCGACATGCTCGGCTGGGCCGCAGCCGGAGGGCGCGGTGTCGCCATGGGCCAGGCGCCCGAGGAGGTCCTCGCGGTCGCGTCGGAGGTCACCGGCACGGTCACCGACGACGGTCTCTCTCAGCTCCTGAGGAGCATTTCGGGTTAG